One genomic region from Saprospiraceae bacterium encodes:
- a CDS encoding DUF2236 domain-containing protein: protein MERKCFVIYFFIVFRSLPYTYAAEKPANVLRLTKLLELHPDRRIFETAQFIFDVMDRDWWMPEKRGILTALKIRLMHAAMRYNLLNNPEGEPWNKEAWGMPISQEDLIATNQVFSLEFLKGMEIMDQPLSEPQKQAWYYTWKKIGSIMGVQKDLLCETYQEAWDLQHTVYNHLFTDDILAGIALSKALVTTLDTFMLSEKFILLLMRRMIFDDAHPDIFYKILSPTYGEKYIDIFQRPGLATDPDHEMQLHEQFKIEFYEHYQRVKNHIGRQPLKAEPLPNGKKNILESNLELQEDLINEMNKPGLTPDFLTVQAKAMRSIGGIMVGLLSDYFRESKGANFRIPKDLKEHWGLLKPTFSIPDFLLKGIWSKIFSFFKKLFLVKEK from the coding sequence ATGGAAAGAAAATGCTTCGTTATTTATTTTTTCATTGTTTTCCGGTCCCTACCCTACACGTATGCCGCTGAAAAACCAGCCAATGTACTCCGGCTCACTAAGCTCCTGGAATTGCACCCCGACAGGAGAATATTTGAGACGGCACAGTTTATCTTCGATGTGATGGATCGTGATTGGTGGATGCCTGAAAAGAGAGGCATTCTCACAGCATTGAAGATCAGGCTAATGCATGCAGCAATGCGGTACAATCTACTCAACAATCCGGAAGGAGAGCCTTGGAACAAAGAAGCTTGGGGCATGCCTATCAGCCAGGAAGATCTGATAGCTACTAACCAGGTGTTTTCTCTCGAGTTTTTGAAAGGAATGGAAATCATGGATCAGCCCCTATCAGAACCCCAAAAACAAGCATGGTACTATACGTGGAAAAAAATAGGCAGCATCATGGGGGTTCAAAAAGACTTACTCTGTGAGACCTATCAGGAAGCCTGGGATCTGCAACATACAGTGTACAATCACTTGTTTACTGATGATATACTCGCCGGCATTGCCTTGTCTAAAGCGCTGGTCACCACACTGGATACATTTATGTTGAGTGAAAAATTTATTCTGCTATTAATGCGCCGAATGATTTTTGACGATGCTCATCCTGACATATTCTATAAAATTTTGAGCCCTACTTATGGAGAGAAATACATTGACATCTTTCAACGACCCGGCTTGGCGACAGATCCCGATCATGAGATGCAATTGCACGAACAATTCAAAATAGAGTTTTACGAACATTATCAACGGGTAAAAAACCATATAGGTAGACAACCTCTAAAGGCTGAACCATTACCGAATGGAAAGAAAAACATTTTGGAGTCAAATCTGGAATTGCAGGAAGATTTAATAAATGAAATGAACAAACCCGGACTGACCCCTGATTTCCTGACCGTTCAAGCCAAAGCGATGCGCAGTATAGGAGGCATCATGGTAGGTCTGCTATCCGATTATTTCAGAGAAAGTAAGGGAGCAAATTTTAGGATCCCAAAGGATCTGAAAGAGCATTGGGGATTACTAAAGCCGACCTTTTCCATACCTGACTTTTTATTGAAAGGCATTTGGAGTAAAATCTTCAGCTTTTTTAAAAAATTATTCTTGGTAAAGGAAAAGTGA
- a CDS encoding site-specific integrase encodes MSQESSSDSIVSVSLKLDTRKAKQDSTFPVKLCIYYKPTRRAKYYSTSFSFSPGEFKSIWETTKPRAIYKSTIEKMQALVKKAEKDLEDLEPFTFEAYEVKLSRKSSDGQNVFWQYDERIRNFRNRNAIGTAIWYQNSRDSIKKYLVHLKDRSVDKLAFDKVNTKWLLQYEIYMLEKGMSRTTISMYLRALRAIFIQAANSGDIDRSLHPFGKGKYEFKGSRKVKKALSIDELKVLLRAEPKTPQQHKAKDFWFFSYLCNGMNIKDILYLRYGQIGKESFTFERIKTRNTDSQPEQIEVFLNEFTRMVLAEYGTIPGTNPKQLVFPFINELESATKQHIKTKAFTRFINQHIKKLALDNGLTRDISTYYARHSFATGLIREGKSIAFVQEALGHSSPKTTQSYMAGFLNEERKETAESLYSNLFS; translated from the coding sequence ATGAGTCAAGAATCATCTTCAGATTCCATTGTATCCGTTTCACTCAAACTGGATACCAGGAAGGCCAAGCAAGACAGTACATTTCCGGTAAAGCTCTGCATCTACTACAAACCAACCAGGAGAGCTAAGTATTACAGTACTTCATTTTCATTTTCCCCGGGAGAGTTCAAAAGCATTTGGGAGACTACCAAGCCCCGGGCTATCTACAAATCGACGATTGAGAAAATGCAAGCCCTGGTCAAAAAAGCTGAAAAGGATTTGGAAGATCTTGAGCCTTTTACGTTTGAAGCCTATGAAGTTAAGCTTTCCAGAAAGTCTAGTGATGGACAAAATGTATTCTGGCAGTATGATGAACGCATCAGGAATTTTAGAAACCGGAACGCAATAGGCACCGCTATTTGGTATCAGAATAGCCGCGATTCTATCAAAAAGTACCTGGTACATCTCAAAGATAGATCCGTTGATAAATTAGCCTTTGACAAAGTCAATACTAAATGGCTACTCCAATATGAAATATACATGCTTGAAAAAGGTATGTCCAGGACTACAATATCCATGTATTTGAGAGCCTTACGAGCGATATTTATCCAGGCTGCCAATTCAGGAGATATTGACCGATCACTTCACCCATTCGGTAAAGGCAAATATGAATTTAAAGGCAGTAGGAAGGTGAAAAAGGCCTTAAGCATTGATGAACTCAAGGTATTACTAAGGGCTGAACCAAAGACCCCTCAACAACATAAGGCCAAGGATTTTTGGTTTTTTTCTTACTTGTGCAATGGGATGAATATCAAGGATATACTTTACTTGAGATATGGACAAATTGGAAAAGAAAGCTTCACTTTTGAGAGAATCAAGACCAGAAACACCGATAGCCAACCGGAACAGATTGAAGTATTTCTAAATGAGTTTACGCGCATGGTTTTGGCTGAGTATGGGACCATTCCAGGCACGAATCCTAAACAACTAGTATTTCCTTTCATCAATGAATTGGAGTCAGCCACAAAGCAGCATATCAAGACTAAGGCATTCACCCGGTTTATTAATCAGCACATCAAGAAGCTGGCATTGGACAACGGCCTGACCAGGGATATTAGCACTTACTATGCAAGGCATAGCTTCGCCACTGGCTTGATCAGGGAAGGGAAGTCAATCGCTTTTGTCCAGGAAGCATTAGGGCACTCAAGCCCAAAGACTACTCAGAGCTACATGGCCGGATTCCTTAATGAAGAAAGAAAGGAAACAGCTGAATCATTGTATTCAAATTTATTTTCATAA
- a CDS encoding helix-turn-helix domain-containing protein → MMKNKTIMTKEIMNLNELSEYTGISKSHLYYLLANGKLKGNKPFGKLLFFDKKQIDELFSRYNN, encoded by the coding sequence ATGATGAAAAATAAAACAATTATGACCAAAGAGATAATGAATCTCAATGAGTTGTCCGAGTATACTGGCATCTCAAAATCACATCTTTACTATTTGCTTGCGAATGGAAAGTTAAAGGGAAATAAACCATTTGGAAAACTTCTATTCTTTGATAAGAAGCAAATAGATGAATTATTCTCAAGGTATAATAACTAA
- a CDS encoding P27 family phage terminase small subunit — MIDGIKATTKIHDIYEWKKSTGIDLMTSINVDSGEQVRSRSRQYDDGSESYKYWANYQSYNLEVIESIKAGKSIWRLNLRGSIHKAAMNGNNAQRLTWSLLQSELTKIEIDLKIPLNDWKVKNIEYGVNLVRDQPVLPFLSQSLLMHRRQPFGSLNSEKGEAIGFQSTGYQHQLKAYDKALQLKLPNPLMRIEDRVNRMQYLKGQPISLHFIGMYCIQFKIYSSCLEMIQKDGIMILQSTRDGKVSKKHPAISIMQGAIKNILAISDKYGLTPLALGKIKIQDPAGIVKKRGSGKWDF, encoded by the coding sequence ATGATTGATGGCATCAAAGCCACAACCAAAATTCATGATATTTATGAATGGAAAAAGTCGACCGGCATAGATCTTATGACCTCTATCAATGTCGACAGTGGCGAACAAGTTAGGTCAAGGTCACGACAGTATGATGATGGCTCTGAAAGCTATAAATATTGGGCCAACTATCAAAGTTATAACCTGGAGGTCATAGAATCAATCAAGGCCGGTAAATCGATTTGGAGGCTTAACCTGAGAGGAAGCATTCATAAAGCAGCAATGAATGGCAACAACGCACAAAGATTGACCTGGAGCCTGCTACAATCCGAGCTGACTAAAATTGAAATTGATTTGAAAATACCACTAAATGACTGGAAGGTTAAAAACATTGAGTACGGAGTAAATTTAGTCCGGGATCAGCCAGTATTGCCCTTTTTGAGCCAATCATTGCTGATGCATAGGCGGCAGCCATTTGGAAGCCTTAATTCGGAGAAAGGAGAGGCAATAGGATTTCAGTCAACGGGCTATCAGCATCAACTAAAAGCTTATGACAAGGCTTTGCAGTTAAAACTGCCTAATCCTTTGATGAGAATCGAAGATCGTGTAAATCGAATGCAATACCTCAAAGGGCAGCCCATTAGCCTCCATTTCATTGGAATGTATTGTATTCAGTTTAAAATCTATTCATCCTGCCTGGAGATGATCCAAAAGGATGGGATCATGATCTTGCAGAGTACCCGGGATGGAAAAGTAAGTAAAAAGCACCCGGCCATCAGCATCATGCAGGGGGCAATAAAAAACATACTTGCAATTTCAGACAAGTATGGCCTTACCCCTCTTGCACTTGGAAAGATAAAAATTCAGGATCCAGCTGGTATTGTGAAGAAAAGAGGTAGTGGGAAATGGGATTTTTAA
- a CDS encoding DUF4838 domain-containing protein has product MKKILFVLFALGYLISCKQPSHDLIISQNKTSTYRIIYGEKASDSLVKAVTDFKNHLNIITGAELQAFADIVGPQPNEILIGKSNRTTKYDNSIPYNELGGDGYFAGARGDKWIITANNPTALTQAIYDQLTRMGSVKVVETMTQYSQKNPLVIPADQDLVFKPTFSYRQVISTFANNADYRAWNRIKIDNLKDWGTWEYSMERIFPSESYFKTHPEYYAQIGSSKVPDQINFLSPELKQALDKNLEVWTMTKGRADYWSISPYNNNIVSEDKLTQDAIKETGSAGGALLKLVNEVADKHHERIHAMWVNGPYRQAPTNITPAGNVMVVLDTKDTDHGSSLGEGPKNEQFRTDLAGWKKLTSNIVAMIHVTNEQNFMMPFPNLTAMQQSFQYLESQGVKGVIITGSSQRGTALTDLKFYVASNLAYNAHQNLDSLIWQYCDNTYAQGAKSMLGYVQALEKAYQGSKSPLPMDASPAEAYRSWLAPTNINQLYSYFNSVINAAQNNSDLKEKVDRDRLSLIYAQLQVAKSMGTRTFGYFMNIGALSQLIKADQPNVVAKSETELSNRRPEWGPIQGMKDLVNQFVTDCDRMGIRVIDRDGTTPADFRDQILQYISQKVQTHLGFKQGTFSFNASPDPEFGDGDAAMLNDGVIGLPEDPRSNWVSLSGGEGEVTWDKGKDTLMSSVEVRFLQNKAARAWLPTQASLLISVDGQNFKEVKKISIPGTSAASQVYAANYNFGRQSVRSIKVKTVGRAVCPTDHKLSGSPAVILIDEVVIK; this is encoded by the coding sequence ATGAAAAAAATCTTGTTTGTACTTTTTGCACTCGGATACCTGATTTCGTGTAAACAACCCTCTCATGATCTGATCATTTCGCAAAATAAGACCTCCACCTATAGAATCATATATGGTGAGAAAGCCTCCGATAGCCTGGTAAAAGCGGTAACAGATTTTAAAAATCATTTAAACATTATCACAGGAGCCGAGCTGCAGGCATTCGCAGATATTGTAGGTCCTCAACCTAATGAAATCCTGATAGGTAAAAGCAATCGCACGACTAAATATGACAACAGTATACCCTACAATGAACTGGGTGGTGATGGCTATTTTGCAGGAGCCCGGGGCGACAAGTGGATTATCACAGCAAATAACCCCACCGCCCTTACCCAGGCCATATATGATCAACTAACCAGAATGGGGTCCGTCAAAGTAGTAGAGACCATGACCCAGTATAGCCAAAAAAATCCGTTGGTGATCCCTGCTGACCAGGACCTCGTATTCAAACCAACCTTCAGTTATCGGCAAGTCATAAGCACATTTGCTAACAACGCAGATTATCGCGCCTGGAACCGGATCAAAATCGATAACCTAAAGGACTGGGGCACATGGGAATATTCTATGGAAAGAATTTTCCCCTCTGAATCATACTTCAAAACTCACCCTGAGTATTATGCTCAAATCGGATCGTCTAAAGTGCCCGATCAAATCAACTTCTTGTCCCCGGAGCTAAAACAAGCTTTGGACAAAAATCTTGAAGTATGGACTATGACCAAGGGTAGGGCTGACTATTGGTCTATAAGCCCATATAATAATAATATCGTGAGTGAAGACAAGTTGACTCAGGATGCGATCAAAGAGACCGGCAGTGCGGGGGGAGCCCTGTTAAAACTGGTCAATGAGGTGGCTGACAAACACCACGAAAGAATCCATGCCATGTGGGTAAATGGTCCTTATCGCCAGGCTCCTACCAATATTACTCCAGCCGGCAATGTGATGGTAGTCCTGGATACCAAGGATACTGACCATGGCTCCTCTTTAGGCGAAGGACCTAAAAATGAGCAGTTTAGGACGGATCTAGCCGGATGGAAAAAACTCACATCCAATATCGTGGCGATGATACATGTCACCAATGAGCAGAACTTTATGATGCCATTCCCTAATCTGACTGCTATGCAGCAATCATTCCAATATCTTGAAAGCCAGGGAGTTAAAGGGGTGATTATTACCGGAAGTTCACAGAGAGGTACTGCACTCACCGATCTCAAATTTTATGTTGCCTCCAATCTGGCCTATAATGCTCATCAAAATCTTGACTCCCTGATTTGGCAGTATTGTGACAATACCTATGCTCAAGGTGCTAAATCGATGCTGGGGTATGTACAGGCTCTGGAGAAAGCTTACCAGGGAAGTAAATCGCCCTTGCCTATGGATGCGAGTCCAGCAGAAGCCTACAGATCCTGGCTTGCCCCGACCAATATCAATCAGCTCTATTCTTATTTTAATTCTGTGATCAATGCTGCTCAGAATAACTCTGATCTCAAAGAGAAAGTAGATCGGGATCGTCTGTCGCTAATCTATGCTCAGCTGCAGGTAGCTAAAAGTATGGGCACCAGGACTTTTGGTTATTTTATGAATATAGGTGCATTATCCCAACTTATAAAAGCGGACCAGCCCAATGTAGTGGCAAAGAGCGAAACAGAGTTATCTAACCGAAGACCTGAGTGGGGACCTATTCAGGGCATGAAAGACCTGGTCAATCAATTTGTCACTGATTGCGATCGAATGGGCATCCGGGTGATCGATCGGGATGGCACTACTCCAGCTGATTTTCGCGACCAGATATTGCAATACATAAGTCAAAAAGTACAGACCCACCTTGGCTTTAAACAAGGCACTTTTAGTTTTAATGCCTCCCCCGATCCGGAGTTTGGCGACGGCGATGCTGCTATGCTGAATGATGGAGTGATCGGTCTGCCCGAAGACCCCAGGTCCAATTGGGTTTCTTTGTCCGGGGGCGAAGGAGAAGTCACCTGGGACAAAGGCAAAGACACCCTCATGTCCAGTGTGGAAGTACGTTTTCTACAAAATAAAGCTGCGAGGGCTTGGTTGCCCACCCAAGCATCACTGCTCATCTCTGTGGATGGTCAGAACTTTAAGGAGGTCAAAAAAATATCCATTCCGGGCACCTCAGCAGCTAGCCAGGTTTATGCCGCTAATTATAATTTTGGCCGGCAATCCGTTAGATCTATCAAGGTAAAGACTGTCGGCCGGGCTGTTTGCCCTACCGACCATAAACTGAGTGGATCACCAGCTGTAATCTTGATCGACGAAGTTGTAATAAAATAA
- the nagB gene encoding glucosamine-6-phosphate deaminase: MPSAQTKFEHIHTHIYRDAIEGSLAVAHEIAQLIKTKAIQQQPCVLGLATGSTPINVYKELIRLHKEEGLSFKNVVTFNLDEYFPIDPTALQSYVRFMKENLFDHIDIPAENINMPDGTLAKADVPDFCHAYEQKIASVGGLDLQILGIGRTGHIGFNEPGSGLNSITRLISLDFMTVVDAASEFFGEENVPKNAITMGVRTIMSANRIILMAWGEGKARIVQKAIEEKVNDGIPATYLQQHPNALFVLDEPASSGLTRIKTPWLVDACQWDQPLIKKAVIWLSTKLGKPILKLTNRDYAENGMGDIVTEFGSAYIINIDIFNKLQYTITGWPGGKPNADDTNRPERAIPGHKRVIIFSPHPDDDVISMGGTFIRLVDQGHEVHVAYQTSGNIAVFDEDVIRFADFIRDFHATFNMDVQAAEELYHMIKKQLEDKKPGEIDTKQVQMLKGLIRRAEAKAGCRNVGLTDDRAHFLDLPFYETGLVKKKPIGPEDIRITKDILEKIKPHQVYAAGDLSDPHGTHRVCLQAVIQSLEELKRDRVSWIDDCWLWLYRGAWQEWELENIDMAVPISPDELMRKRKAIFKHQSQKDRPLFPGSDAREFWQRAEDRNRGTAASYNQLGLAEYEAMEAFKRYYY, encoded by the coding sequence ATGCCTTCAGCACAAACAAAATTTGAACATATCCATACGCACATATACCGGGATGCCATAGAAGGATCTTTGGCGGTAGCTCACGAAATCGCCCAGCTCATCAAAACCAAAGCCATCCAGCAGCAGCCTTGTGTGTTGGGTCTGGCCACCGGATCTACCCCTATCAATGTTTATAAAGAATTGATCAGGCTGCATAAGGAGGAAGGGCTGAGCTTTAAAAATGTAGTTACTTTCAACCTGGACGAATATTTTCCAATAGACCCGACAGCCCTGCAGAGCTATGTACGGTTCATGAAAGAAAATCTGTTTGATCATATTGATATACCAGCAGAGAATATCAATATGCCCGATGGTACTTTGGCCAAAGCAGATGTCCCGGATTTCTGTCATGCTTATGAGCAAAAAATAGCTTCCGTCGGAGGCTTGGACCTTCAGATCCTTGGGATAGGTCGCACCGGACATATCGGCTTTAATGAACCCGGATCAGGCCTCAATTCGATCACCAGACTTATCTCTCTGGACTTTATGACGGTAGTAGATGCAGCCAGTGAGTTTTTTGGTGAGGAGAATGTGCCTAAAAATGCCATTACGATGGGTGTCAGGACGATCATGAGTGCCAATCGAATCATCCTGATGGCTTGGGGAGAAGGCAAAGCAAGAATCGTGCAAAAGGCGATCGAAGAAAAAGTAAATGATGGGATACCGGCGACTTACCTCCAACAACATCCGAATGCTTTATTTGTACTGGACGAACCTGCTTCAAGTGGACTGACTCGAATCAAAACACCATGGTTAGTCGATGCCTGTCAATGGGATCAGCCACTGATCAAAAAAGCTGTCATCTGGTTATCGACCAAGCTCGGCAAACCTATACTCAAACTGACCAACAGGGACTATGCTGAAAACGGAATGGGTGATATCGTAACAGAATTTGGCAGTGCTTATATTATCAACATAGACATATTCAATAAACTTCAATACACCATCACGGGCTGGCCTGGGGGCAAGCCCAATGCAGACGATACCAATCGGCCAGAACGTGCCATTCCGGGTCATAAAAGAGTGATTATATTTTCCCCACACCCTGATGACGATGTGATCTCTATGGGTGGGACCTTTATCCGGTTAGTCGATCAAGGTCATGAAGTCCATGTAGCTTATCAAACCAGTGGTAATATCGCCGTATTTGATGAGGATGTAATCCGATTTGCAGACTTTATCAGAGATTTTCATGCTACCTTCAATATGGATGTACAGGCCGCGGAAGAGCTATACCATATGATTAAAAAACAACTGGAAGACAAAAAACCTGGAGAAATCGATACCAAACAAGTACAAATGCTTAAAGGGCTTATCCGAAGGGCGGAAGCCAAAGCAGGTTGTAGGAATGTGGGATTGACAGATGATCGCGCCCACTTCCTTGATTTGCCCTTTTATGAGACCGGCCTCGTTAAGAAAAAACCTATTGGCCCTGAAGATATTCGTATCACCAAGGACATCCTGGAGAAAATCAAACCTCACCAGGTATATGCAGCCGGCGACTTAAGCGATCCGCATGGGACACACAGAGTATGCTTGCAAGCTGTCATCCAATCTCTGGAAGAGCTCAAAAGAGACCGTGTAAGTTGGATTGACGATTGTTGGTTGTGGTTATACAGGGGTGCATGGCAAGAATGGGAGTTAGAAAATATTGACATGGCAGTACCTATTTCGCCGGACGAATTAATGAGAAAAAGAAAGGCCATATTTAAGCACCAATCTCAAAAAGACAGGCCTTTGTTTCCAGGATCAGATGCCCGTGAATTCTGGCAACGGGCAGAAGACCGAAACCGTGGTACCGCAGCTTCTTACAATCAACTTGGCCTGGCAGAATATGAAGCTATGGAGGCCTTTAAGCGCTATTATTATTAA
- a CDS encoding c-type cytochrome — protein sequence MKNKINIFFALMLWTVVGCGHSDGYRNYKLMCGNCHMDQAEGLLSLVPPLEEAAFTQRRSATICKIYQGTNDSLTGQYMPAFNLISNADLANVLNYIIRLKEFGAKPFTDVEIKTYIENCR from the coding sequence GTGAAAAACAAGATTAATATTTTCTTTGCATTGATGCTTTGGACCGTCGTGGGTTGTGGTCATTCCGACGGATATCGCAATTATAAGTTGATGTGTGGTAACTGCCATATGGACCAGGCAGAAGGTTTGCTAAGCTTGGTACCACCCCTGGAAGAAGCTGCCTTTACCCAGCGTCGGTCTGCTACTATTTGCAAGATTTACCAAGGGACGAATGACAGCCTCACTGGTCAGTATATGCCGGCATTCAACTTGATCTCCAATGCTGATTTGGCCAATGTGCTCAATTATATCATCCGACTAAAAGAATTTGGAGCCAAGCCCTTTACTGATGTTGAAATCAAGACTTACATTGAAAACTGCAGGTAA
- a CDS encoding SCO family protein — protein MRLFFSVIVSLGIFLACKPTSRSLPILGEIEIVDGDTVYHSIPDFSLVDHHGDTITNQTFDQSLYVADFFFTKCPTICPKLAQQMLRLHDRYQGNNQVKFLSHSIDPKYDTVAALKKYADKLGVANSTSWHFVCVPKDDITQLALQYFAAAQVDPSAAGGYIHSGHFVLVDKKRHIRSFCDGTKPTEVDRLMKDIDLLLSEKQD, from the coding sequence ATGCGTTTATTCTTTTCTGTAATAGTCTCCCTGGGTATTTTTTTAGCCTGCAAACCAACTTCCCGATCTTTGCCTATTCTTGGTGAAATTGAAATCGTTGACGGCGATACCGTATATCACAGCATCCCTGATTTTTCTTTGGTAGACCATCATGGAGATACCATTACTAACCAGACTTTTGATCAATCCTTATATGTAGCGGACTTTTTTTTTACAAAATGCCCCACTATCTGTCCTAAACTGGCACAACAAATGTTGCGCCTACACGATCGGTACCAGGGCAACAACCAGGTGAAATTTTTGTCGCATTCGATTGATCCTAAGTATGATACCGTAGCAGCATTAAAAAAATATGCTGATAAACTTGGCGTCGCCAACAGCACTTCCTGGCATTTTGTGTGCGTACCCAAAGATGATATCACTCAGCTCGCCCTGCAATATTTCGCTGCAGCCCAGGTGGATCCGTCTGCCGCTGGAGGGTATATACATTCTGGCCACTTTGTTTTGGTCGACAAGAAGCGGCATATCAGGTCGTTTTGTGATGGGACTAAGCCAACAGAAGTAGACCGACTCATGAAGGATATAGATCTATTGCTCAGTGAAAAACAAGATTAA